One genomic window of Leptospira johnsonii includes the following:
- a CDS encoding MBL fold metallo-hydrolase, with amino-acid sequence MFGKKAQKVTIYTSFVLFGLFLLVLCQTACLSSFGGSPSGTRLDKMKTSKMFHDGKFENDPFVPMLSSGDYIGVMKRQLFGSEVRIPPSPIPVQKPDLKTFSDPVTPGLRAIWFGHSSVLVEIDGIRIFTDPVFSGKVSPFESIGPGRLFPLPLELSELPNIDAVVISHDHYDHLDMTVAQFLAKKGTKYFVPLGIGAHLESWGVPENQIIELDWWEKGNIKNIEIICTPAVHYSGRGLFSGKSTLWSSWSLIGPKHKFFHSGDTGYSSHFTEIGKKLGPFDLTSIKVGAYDWTWEGIHMSPESAVQAHLDLKGKTMLPVHWATFNLAIHSWDEPILRTKQGADQNGVRLATPKPGEWLDLQKDPVSESWWEKVK; translated from the coding sequence ATGTTCGGAAAAAAAGCACAGAAAGTTACGATTTACACTTCATTTGTTCTATTCGGTTTGTTCTTATTGGTTTTATGCCAAACAGCCTGTTTGAGCTCCTTCGGAGGAAGCCCGAGCGGGACTAGACTGGACAAAATGAAAACTTCCAAGATGTTCCATGATGGTAAGTTCGAAAACGATCCGTTTGTTCCGATGCTTAGCTCCGGAGATTATATAGGCGTTATGAAAAGGCAACTTTTCGGCTCGGAAGTGAGGATTCCCCCCTCTCCTATTCCTGTCCAAAAACCGGACTTAAAAACTTTTTCAGATCCTGTAACACCAGGACTCAGGGCAATTTGGTTCGGACATTCTTCCGTGCTGGTCGAGATAGACGGGATACGTATTTTCACCGATCCTGTTTTTTCCGGGAAAGTTTCTCCGTTTGAAAGTATCGGCCCCGGGAGACTTTTCCCTTTACCGTTAGAACTATCAGAACTTCCTAATATAGATGCGGTCGTGATCTCGCACGATCATTACGATCATCTGGATATGACTGTTGCTCAATTTTTAGCAAAGAAGGGTACAAAATATTTCGTTCCCTTGGGTATAGGTGCTCATTTGGAATCCTGGGGAGTACCGGAAAACCAGATCATAGAACTGGATTGGTGGGAGAAAGGGAATATTAAGAATATTGAAATTATCTGCACTCCTGCAGTTCATTATTCAGGAAGAGGCCTATTCAGCGGGAAATCCACTCTCTGGTCTTCCTGGAGCCTGATTGGACCTAAACATAAATTTTTCCATAGCGGGGATACCGGTTACTCTTCTCATTTTACTGAGATAGGTAAAAAGTTAGGACCATTCGATCTAACTTCAATCAAAGTTGGAGCTTATGATTGGACCTGGGAAGGAATTCATATGAGTCCTGAAAGCGCTGTCCAGGCCCATTTAGATCTCAAAGGTAAAACTATGCTTCCGGTGCATTGGGCGACTTTCAATCTTGCTATTCATTCTTGGGATGAACCAATTTTGAGAACAAAACAAGGAGCCGATCAAAACGGTGTCCGCCTAGCCACTCCTAAACCGGGAGAATGGTTGGACCTACAAAAGGATCCGGTTTCTGAATCTTGGTGGGAGAAAGTAAAATAG
- a CDS encoding enoyl-CoA hydratase/isomerase family protein produces the protein MDYKHLSLENRDGLLIVLLNRPESNNALNIRIRDELESVFSESKKDPKVRGVLLGANGKNFCSGYDLEEVIETKLDSFRHRILEYHYELYSFPKPLVCVLKGFCSAGGFDLALSGDYILAEKKTFLFRPEIRFGGPPLIITLARKVGPTKALSLTLLGDPIRSQYALELGIIDEVVTEGDSIAKGLKVLEKLSQWDSNLIRAEKEISNNFFQGNLHENLKKEFDLFKEFLENPNFLKIVSEYAKSIKQKV, from the coding sequence ATGGATTATAAACATCTGAGTTTGGAAAACAGGGACGGATTGTTGATTGTGCTATTAAACCGTCCAGAATCCAATAATGCGTTAAATATAAGGATACGAGACGAATTAGAATCGGTTTTTTCGGAATCCAAAAAAGATCCTAAGGTCAGAGGGGTCCTTTTAGGAGCGAACGGCAAAAACTTCTGCAGCGGGTACGATCTGGAAGAAGTAATCGAAACAAAACTGGATTCTTTCCGCCACCGTATTTTAGAATATCATTATGAACTTTACTCTTTTCCTAAACCTCTGGTGTGCGTATTAAAAGGTTTTTGTTCTGCAGGAGGTTTTGATCTCGCACTTTCCGGAGATTATATTCTAGCCGAAAAGAAAACATTCTTATTCCGACCTGAAATTCGTTTCGGAGGTCCTCCTTTGATCATCACTCTCGCAAGAAAAGTAGGTCCGACAAAAGCATTATCCCTAACATTATTAGGAGATCCAATCCGATCACAATATGCGCTGGAGTTAGGAATTATAGACGAAGTCGTTACGGAAGGTGACTCAATCGCAAAAGGTCTAAAAGTATTGGAGAAGCTCTCCCAATGGGATTCAAATCTTATCCGGGCAGAAAAAGAGATCTCGAATAATTTTTTCCAAGGAAATCTTCACGAAAATCTAAAAAAGGAATTCGATCTATTCAAAGAGTTTTTGGAAAATCCAAACTTTCTGAAAATTGTCTCCGAATATGCAAAATCTATTAAGCAGAAAGTCTGA
- a CDS encoding OmpP1/FadL family transporter yields the protein MLFGSRVHKKFSLFFLAIISFLAPKLEAVGLFQPSHNARYGGMGGVNLAIGGSPMDIGTNPANLSLKNRKELEFGISLPYIRTVYKDRFLDPDPNLSYENSESYNVLAPLPYFAIRIPLGEKWTYGGGIYIPGGGNGEVSGLTRITPNGQSLNNWSGMTLPSPIGDSKRIQESYSSTFYLVKSTHALSYKIGGLSIAFGVEGIYSRQIAYQKFYDITGNIEVPGQGFDYRSKSAYALGGIFGTTYQITETLKIAYSYQTSAKVPLDGSMQVGPYPSRTGVSATFAVPERHGLGFSYGTDTFKIGIDALYYNYSSYTSTYKQTLAAPVFPTAFGQTNVIPQNLSYHDSWALGIGGEWIVNDWTYRLGARHNSGVLRSEGTNALQAGIMVQDLVSGGFGYSTGKWKFDFTLLYYLPARVYNGGSADWNFNHAVFSNDDIRVAEFKHSLRSDIPAILLGASYSFD from the coding sequence ATGCTTTTTGGATCTAGAGTTCACAAAAAATTTTCCCTATTCTTCTTAGCTATAATTTCTTTCCTGGCTCCTAAGTTAGAAGCCGTAGGACTTTTCCAACCTTCTCATAACGCGAGATACGGCGGTATGGGGGGAGTGAATTTAGCCATTGGGGGATCCCCCATGGACATAGGGACTAATCCGGCTAACTTAAGTCTCAAAAATCGAAAAGAGTTGGAGTTCGGAATTTCTTTACCGTACATCCGTACAGTATACAAAGACAGGTTCTTAGATCCGGACCCAAATCTTTCCTACGAAAACTCGGAATCCTATAACGTGCTCGCCCCGCTTCCCTATTTCGCGATCCGAATTCCACTCGGCGAAAAATGGACTTACGGCGGAGGGATCTATATACCGGGCGGAGGAAATGGAGAAGTTTCCGGACTTACAAGGATCACGCCTAACGGCCAAAGTTTGAACAATTGGTCGGGAATGACTCTCCCAAGTCCGATAGGAGATTCGAAAAGAATACAAGAAAGTTATTCTTCTACTTTTTATCTAGTCAAATCCACTCATGCACTCTCTTATAAGATCGGCGGACTTTCTATAGCATTCGGAGTTGAAGGAATTTATTCCAGACAGATCGCTTACCAAAAGTTTTATGATATTACGGGAAATATTGAAGTGCCCGGCCAAGGTTTTGATTATAGAAGTAAAAGTGCATACGCACTCGGCGGGATCTTCGGGACTACTTACCAGATCACCGAAACTTTAAAGATCGCTTATTCTTACCAGACTTCCGCAAAAGTTCCTTTGGATGGAAGTATGCAAGTTGGTCCTTATCCAAGTAGAACAGGAGTTTCTGCGACATTTGCAGTTCCAGAAAGACATGGTTTAGGTTTTTCTTATGGAACAGATACCTTTAAGATCGGAATAGACGCATTATATTATAATTATTCTTCTTATACTTCTACCTATAAACAAACATTAGCCGCTCCTGTTTTTCCGACTGCGTTTGGACAAACGAACGTGATCCCTCAGAATTTAAGTTATCACGATTCTTGGGCTTTGGGAATAGGAGGAGAATGGATCGTAAACGATTGGACTTATAGACTAGGTGCAAGGCATAACTCAGGAGTCTTAAGATCGGAAGGAACGAATGCGCTACAAGCAGGGATTATGGTCCAGGATCTGGTCTCAGGTGGTTTCGGATATTCTACCGGAAAATGGAAATTCGATTTTACTCTTTTATATTATCTTCCTGCAAGAGTTTATAACGGAGGTTCTGCAGATTGGAACTTCAATCATGCTGTATTCTCAAATGACGATATCCGAGTGGCGGAATTCAAACATTCTTTAAGATCGGATATCCCTGCGATATTATTGGGAGCCAGTTATTCTTTTGATTAA
- a CDS encoding haloalkane dehalogenase, translated as MQTYLETPSECFSNLKDYPFSPHFISVGEFKMHYVNEGPKGAKETVLLLHGEPSWSYLYRKMIPPLSEKGYRVIAPDLIGFGKSDKPTDLGTYTYKNHVEWLKNFIVGLDLHNITLFCQDWGGLLGLRAVAELDSRFVRVCAANTFLPTGDIPPKEDFLKWLRFSQEVSKLPVGKIIQNGCVSKLSPDIVHAYDSPYPDESYKAGARKFPTLVPISPDNPETERNRQAWMFYKNWTKPFITMFSDSDPITKGGDIFFRRTIPGAKGQKHTVIQGAGHFLQEEKGELLAELLSEFIQNNP; from the coding sequence ATGCAAACTTATTTAGAAACTCCCTCCGAATGTTTTTCCAACTTAAAGGATTATCCTTTCTCTCCTCATTTTATTTCAGTAGGAGAATTCAAAATGCATTATGTGAACGAGGGTCCTAAGGGTGCAAAAGAGACGGTTTTATTATTACATGGAGAACCTAGTTGGTCTTATCTTTACAGAAAGATGATACCTCCTTTATCAGAAAAAGGTTATAGAGTGATCGCACCTGACCTGATCGGTTTTGGAAAATCGGATAAACCCACGGATCTAGGAACTTATACGTATAAAAATCATGTGGAATGGCTGAAAAACTTTATTGTAGGTTTGGATTTGCATAATATCACACTCTTCTGTCAAGATTGGGGAGGGCTTTTGGGCTTAAGAGCTGTGGCGGAGTTGGATTCTCGATTTGTTAGAGTATGCGCTGCGAATACTTTTTTGCCTACGGGAGATATTCCTCCTAAGGAAGATTTTTTGAAATGGCTTCGTTTCTCCCAAGAGGTCAGTAAACTTCCGGTAGGAAAGATCATCCAAAACGGATGTGTGAGTAAATTAAGTCCCGATATTGTTCATGCGTACGATTCTCCTTATCCGGATGAGTCTTATAAAGCGGGAGCTAGAAAATTTCCTACTTTAGTTCCGATCTCTCCTGATAATCCAGAAACGGAAAGGAACCGCCAAGCCTGGATGTTTTATAAAAATTGGACAAAACCTTTTATAACTATGTTCAGCGATTCGGATCCGATTACCAAGGGTGGAGATATTTTCTTTAGAAGAACTATCCCAGGTGCAAAAGGGCAAAAACATACGGTAATCCAAGGAGCAGGACACTTTCTACAGGAAGAAAAAGGTGAACTACTTGCGGAACTTCTTTCGGAATTTATCCAAAACAATCCGTAG
- a CDS encoding oxygenase MpaB family protein, with protein sequence MNSSELRALRKETDPLADEIVTKYFTESAFDRQKTMLFFDALSKNSDPIPPGLPDYLEKYFYETEDLPSWADKNKIAKGEQLFSTYGPQILMMLCVKSLPMAYSCGDGAQVLYKTGRLIEQNGVIDGVNRRLMETTQFVISVAQENGLAPQGKGIRTAQKVRLMHASIRYFLGKGKDWDPAWGQPINQEDMAGTLQSFSSLVLEGLAQSSLKLTQEEKDAYIHLWRVVGHFIGVKPELCPEGYDAAHSLGESIFNDQQKPSDAGKVLAKSLLDFMEYMLPGNLFDNLPLFFLQTYMGQKTSEVLGIGWPPKNPLGFFMERIFQDVDAHVDGDEGFGKLVAYFASKLLFSMDHFYYGGKKARFWIPPSLRENWRL encoded by the coding sequence ATGAATTCGAGCGAGTTACGCGCATTACGAAAAGAAACTGATCCATTGGCAGACGAGATTGTCACGAAATATTTTACTGAATCAGCTTTTGACAGACAGAAAACGATGCTCTTTTTTGATGCGCTTTCCAAGAACTCGGATCCAATCCCTCCCGGTTTGCCTGACTATCTAGAAAAATATTTTTATGAGACGGAAGATCTTCCTTCTTGGGCAGACAAGAACAAGATCGCAAAAGGAGAACAGTTATTCTCCACTTATGGTCCTCAGATCCTGATGATGCTTTGTGTAAAGTCTCTTCCAATGGCGTATTCTTGCGGAGATGGGGCACAAGTACTTTACAAAACCGGAAGATTAATAGAACAGAATGGAGTGATAGATGGGGTCAATCGTAGACTCATGGAAACCACTCAGTTTGTGATCTCAGTTGCGCAGGAGAATGGACTGGCGCCTCAAGGAAAAGGGATCCGCACCGCCCAGAAAGTAAGATTGATGCACGCATCTATACGTTATTTTCTTGGGAAGGGAAAAGATTGGGATCCTGCTTGGGGACAACCGATCAACCAGGAAGATATGGCGGGTACTCTACAATCATTCTCCAGTTTGGTGCTCGAAGGTTTGGCGCAGTCTTCTTTAAAACTAACTCAGGAAGAAAAAGACGCATACATTCATTTATGGAGAGTGGTGGGCCATTTTATAGGAGTAAAACCTGAACTTTGTCCCGAGGGATACGATGCTGCACATTCTTTAGGTGAGTCCATATTTAACGACCAACAAAAACCTTCGGATGCGGGTAAGGTACTTGCAAAATCTTTGTTGGACTTTATGGAATACATGCTTCCTGGTAATTTATTCGATAATCTTCCATTATTTTTTCTGCAAACATATATGGGACAAAAAACAAGTGAAGTGTTAGGTATTGGATGGCCGCCTAAAAATCCTTTGGGATTTTTTATGGAAAGGATCTTTCAGGATGTCGATGCTCATGTAGACGGCGATGAGGGGTTCGGAAAGTTAGTCGCTTATTTTGCTTCCAAACTCCTTTTTTCTATGGATCATTTTTATTACGGCGGGAAAAAAGCTAGGTTTTGGATCCCACCTTCATTAAGAGAGAATTGGAGACTATAA